The following proteins come from a genomic window of Corynebacterium crudilactis:
- a CDS encoding 3-deoxy-7-phosphoheptulonate synthase, producing MSSPVSLENAASTSNKRVVAFHELPSPTALISANPLTPKQATKVEKDRQDIADIFAGDDDRLVVVVGPCSVHDPEAAIDYANRLAPLAKRLDQDLKIVMRVYFEKPRTTVGWKGLINDPHLNETYDIPEGLRLARKVLIDVVNLDLPVGCEFLEPNSPQYYADTVAWGAIGARTTESQVHRQLASGMSMPIGFKNGTDGNTQVAIDAVEAAKNPHFFFGTSDDGALSVVETAGNSNSHIILRGGTSGPNHDAASVEAVVEKLGDNARLMIDASHANSGKDHIRQAEVVREIAAQIAGGSDAVAGIMIESFLVGGAQNLDPAKLRINGGEGLVYGQSVTDKCIDINTSIDLLAELAAAVRERRTTAQ from the coding sequence ATGAGTTCTCCAGTATCACTTGAAAATGCGGCGTCAACCAGTAATAAGCGCGTCGTTGCGTTCCATGAGTTGCCTAGCCCGACAGCTCTGATTTCTGCTAATCCATTGACTCCGAAGCAAGCAACCAAGGTAGAAAAGGATCGTCAGGACATCGCCGATATTTTCGCTGGCGATGATGACCGCCTTGTCGTTGTTGTGGGGCCGTGTTCTGTGCACGATCCAGAAGCTGCGATCGATTACGCAAACCGCCTGGCTCCATTGGCTAAACGCCTGGATCAGGATCTGAAAATTGTGATGCGCGTGTACTTCGAGAAGCCACGCACTACCGTGGGCTGGAAGGGCTTGATCAACGATCCTCACCTCAACGAAACTTACGATATTCCTGAGGGCCTGCGCTTAGCGCGCAAAGTGCTTATCGACGTTGTGAACCTGGATCTTCCAGTCGGCTGCGAATTCCTCGAACCTAATAGCCCTCAGTACTACGCAGATACCGTGGCGTGGGGCGCAATCGGCGCTCGCACCACTGAATCGCAGGTGCACCGCCAGCTGGCTTCAGGAATGTCCATGCCAATTGGATTCAAAAACGGCACTGACGGCAATACTCAGGTGGCAATTGATGCTGTGGAAGCAGCGAAGAACCCACACTTCTTCTTCGGCACCTCTGATGACGGCGCGCTCAGCGTCGTGGAAACCGCTGGCAACAGTAACTCGCACATCATTTTGCGCGGCGGTACCTCCGGCCCGAATCATGATGCTGCTTCGGTGGAGGCCGTCGTCGAAAAGCTGGGTGACAATGCTCGTCTCATGATTGATGCTTCTCACGCTAACTCTGGCAAAGACCATATCCGCCAGGCGGAAGTTGTGCGTGAAATTGCCGCACAAATCGCGGGTGGATCCGATGCTGTGGCTGGCATCATGATTGAGTCTTTCCTCGTGGGTGGCGCGCAGAACTTGGATCCTGCAAAACTGCGCATTAATGGAGGCGAAGGTTTGGTCTACGGCCAGTCTGTAACCGATAAGTGCATTGACATTAATACCTCAATTGATTTGCTGGCAGAGTTGGCGGCAGCAGTAAGGGAGCGTCGAACAACAGCTCAGTAA
- a CDS encoding isoprenyl transferase, producing MLNLPRLLYPVYERRLLKELDGAKQPGHVAIMCDGNRRWAREAGFTDVSHGHRVGAKKIGEMVRWCDDVDVNLVTVYLLSMENLGRSSEELQLLFDIIADVADELARPETNCRVRLVGHLDLLPDAVACRLRTAEEATAEHTGIAVNMAVGYGGRQEIVDAVQKLLTMGKNNGLGVDELIESVAVDAISTHLYTSGQPDPDLVIRTSGEQRLSGFMLWQSAYSEIWFTDTYWPAFRRIDFLRALRDYSQRSRRFGK from the coding sequence GTGTTAAACCTGCCCAGATTGCTGTACCCGGTTTATGAGCGTCGTCTCCTAAAAGAACTAGACGGCGCTAAACAGCCCGGTCATGTTGCCATTATGTGTGATGGCAACAGACGTTGGGCCAGAGAAGCAGGATTTACAGATGTCAGTCATGGGCACCGCGTCGGCGCTAAGAAAATCGGTGAAATGGTACGCTGGTGTGACGATGTCGATGTCAACCTAGTGACCGTCTATTTGTTGTCGATGGAAAATCTTGGACGTTCCTCAGAAGAACTACAATTGCTTTTCGATATCATCGCTGATGTCGCGGACGAACTCGCACGACCTGAAACCAATTGTCGGGTTCGTCTCGTTGGGCACCTAGATCTCCTCCCGGATGCTGTTGCTTGCAGGTTGCGAACAGCCGAGGAAGCCACTGCAGAACACACAGGTATCGCAGTGAATATGGCTGTTGGCTACGGCGGACGTCAAGAAATCGTGGACGCAGTGCAAAAGCTGTTGACCATGGGAAAAAATAACGGTTTGGGTGTTGATGAACTCATCGAATCCGTCGCAGTAGATGCGATCTCCACCCATCTGTACACCTCTGGCCAGCCGGATCCAGATCTTGTTATCCGAACTTCTGGCGAACAGCGGCTCTCTGGATTTATGCTGTGGCAGTCAGCGTATTCAGAAATCTGGTTCACCGATACTTATTGGCCAGCTTTCCGACGCATCGACTTCCTCCGCGCCCTCCGTGACTATTCTCAGCGCAGCAGAAGATTCGGAAAATAA
- a CDS encoding flavodoxin domain-containing protein — protein MSDFIVAFESAYGSTQQYAEALAKRFGVKALSLDQARAELVGKTDARVVVLSFVHGPLNPGAKFIVDTELSGHRVALCTVGMTLDDVAQKKDGVAKSLGRKADQVTRFYLPGRLNYSELSTAHRSTMWTIVNMLKAKPFKNDNEKMMIDTFDKDVDRVDLSNLDAVEKWARS, from the coding sequence ATGTCTGACTTCATCGTTGCATTTGAATCTGCGTATGGTTCCACACAGCAATATGCCGAAGCACTGGCGAAACGCTTCGGAGTAAAAGCTCTGAGCCTTGACCAAGCACGAGCTGAACTTGTTGGGAAAACAGATGCACGTGTTGTTGTATTGAGCTTTGTTCACGGGCCATTAAATCCAGGTGCAAAATTCATCGTGGATACCGAACTTTCCGGACATCGCGTAGCACTATGCACAGTCGGCATGACCTTGGATGATGTTGCGCAAAAGAAAGACGGGGTAGCGAAATCTTTGGGCCGTAAAGCTGATCAAGTCACGCGTTTCTACCTACCCGGCCGACTTAATTACTCAGAGCTTTCCACCGCGCACCGCAGCACCATGTGGACCATTGTCAACATGCTGAAAGCTAAGCCTTTTAAAAACGACAATGAAAAAATGATGATCGACACTTTTGATAAAGATGTGGACCGCGTGGATCTGAGTAACTTAGATGCTGTAGAAAAGTGGGCGCGCAGCTAG
- the coaA gene encoding type I pantothenate kinase has protein sequence MAERIAAGTHGVKNSPRTPDFSPYLDFDRAQWRELRNSMPQVLTQKEVIELRGIGENIDLEEVAEVYLPLSRLIHLQVAARQKLTAATETFLGTSPSASVPFVIGVAGSVAVGKSTTARLLQVLLQRWNSHPRVDLVTTDGFLYPATELTRRGLMARKGFPESYDQRALLRFVTDVKSGKLAVDAPVYSHTAYDRVPGEFTTVRQPDILIVEGLNVLQTGPTLMVSDLFDFSVYVDARTEDIEKWYIDRFLQLRDTAFRRPGAHFSHYADMADEESSKVARELWQSINLPNLVENILPTRVRASLVLKKGSDHLVERVRMRKI, from the coding sequence CGTGAGCTTCGAAACTCAATGCCTCAGGTGTTGACCCAAAAAGAGGTCATTGAGCTGCGCGGAATCGGTGAAAATATTGATCTGGAAGAAGTAGCCGAAGTCTATCTTCCACTCTCTCGTCTAATCCACCTACAGGTCGCAGCCCGGCAGAAACTTACCGCAGCCACCGAAACCTTCCTTGGCACTTCCCCATCCGCATCTGTCCCATTTGTCATTGGTGTGGCAGGTTCTGTTGCTGTTGGAAAATCCACCACCGCGCGTTTGCTACAGGTACTTTTACAGCGCTGGAATTCCCACCCCCGGGTTGATCTAGTCACCACCGATGGATTCCTCTACCCCGCCACAGAATTAACCCGTCGTGGTTTGATGGCCCGAAAAGGTTTTCCAGAAAGCTACGACCAACGAGCTCTCCTTCGATTTGTCACCGACGTAAAATCTGGAAAACTCGCCGTTGATGCTCCGGTATATTCCCACACTGCCTATGACCGCGTCCCCGGTGAGTTCACTACCGTCCGACAGCCAGACATTCTCATCGTAGAAGGCCTTAACGTTCTACAAACCGGCCCAACGTTGATGGTCAGTGACCTTTTCGATTTCAGCGTCTACGTAGATGCCCGCACCGAAGACATCGAAAAATGGTACATCGACCGCTTCCTTCAACTACGCGATACTGCATTCCGTCGGCCTGGCGCGCACTTCTCCCACTATGCCGATATGGCTGATGAAGAATCCTCAAAAGTTGCACGTGAATTATGGCAATCCATCAACCTGCCCAACTTGGTAGAAAATATTCTCCCCACCAGAGTTCGAGCGTCTTTGGTGCTCAAAAAAGGCAGTGATCACCTCGTGGAGCGGGTGCGGATGCGCAAAATTTAA